A region from the Oceanidesulfovibrio marinus genome encodes:
- the phnE gene encoding phosphonate ABC transporter, permease protein PhnE, producing the protein MPGQSWPEVVERARIEHAQAKRGRTMLFAGVFIAVLFASAWVGEVRIGSFIEGIPGFFNYINDIAPVMHARSLGSDLQEWYWALDKWLMMLLDTVVIAFTGTALGAIGAFVFCFPASRNLMNTHWLYFGFRRLTEFCRSVPELVWAMLFVFSFGIGPFAGVLALAIHTAGALGKLFSEVNENVDMKSLEGVKASGGNWYQMIRYAVVPQVLPNFLSYTLLRFEVNVRAASVIGFVGAGGIGQELMFVIRQFVYTDISAIVLLIIFMVSLIDISCEHLRHRIIHMTGGQ; encoded by the coding sequence ATGCCCGGTCAGAGTTGGCCCGAGGTTGTGGAACGCGCACGCATCGAGCATGCGCAGGCCAAACGCGGCAGGACCATGCTTTTCGCGGGCGTCTTCATCGCCGTGCTCTTTGCATCCGCCTGGGTTGGCGAAGTGCGGATAGGCTCCTTCATCGAAGGCATCCCCGGATTTTTCAACTACATCAACGACATCGCGCCGGTCATGCATGCCCGCTCGCTGGGGAGCGACCTCCAGGAGTGGTACTGGGCCCTGGACAAGTGGCTCATGATGCTCCTGGACACCGTGGTCATCGCCTTCACGGGCACAGCCCTGGGCGCCATCGGCGCGTTCGTGTTCTGCTTTCCGGCATCGCGCAACCTGATGAACACCCACTGGCTCTACTTCGGATTCCGCCGTCTGACCGAGTTCTGCCGCAGCGTGCCCGAGCTGGTCTGGGCCATGCTCTTCGTCTTCTCCTTCGGCATCGGGCCATTCGCGGGTGTGCTCGCGTTGGCCATCCATACGGCCGGCGCCCTGGGCAAGCTCTTTTCCGAGGTCAACGAGAATGTGGACATGAAGAGCCTCGAAGGAGTCAAGGCCTCGGGCGGCAACTGGTATCAGATGATCCGCTACGCCGTGGTCCCTCAGGTATTGCCGAACTTTCTTTCCTACACGCTGCTGCGCTTCGAGGTGAACGTCCGCGCTGCGTCGGTCATCGGGTTCGTGGGTGCCGGCGGCATCGGCCAGGAGCTGATGTTCGTCATCCGCCAGTTCGTCTACACCGACATCAGCGCCATCGTGCTGCTTATCATCTTCATGGTCTCGCTCATCGACATCTCCTGCGAGCATCTGCGCCACCGAATCATTCATATGACAGGAGGGCAGTAG
- the phnE gene encoding phosphonate ABC transporter, permease protein PhnE yields the protein MDAVRERLVNGPDLRQRALSYGAWGALGLAFILGLWRTGFFDFSMIATGLGKLGNVLAFMLPPAAHGYFGEFALAIAQTLGMAFLGTLLASLAAVPLGFLGAKNVIPQWAFHFGLRRGFDTVRGVDVLIWALIFINVVGLGPFAGILAIAVSDTGVLAKLFAEAIENVDRKQVEGVRASGANRVQVMRFGILPQVLPVMLSNSLYYFESNTRSATILGIVGAGGIGLQLSDRIRVNNWDEACFIILMILVTVSLIDMLSRTIRMRIINNPDYRP from the coding sequence ATGGACGCAGTACGCGAACGCCTGGTCAACGGGCCTGATCTCCGGCAGCGGGCCCTGTCGTACGGCGCGTGGGGCGCATTGGGGCTTGCCTTCATCCTGGGGCTCTGGCGCACTGGATTTTTTGATTTCTCGATGATTGCCACAGGGCTCGGCAAGCTGGGCAACGTGCTCGCCTTCATGCTCCCGCCTGCGGCGCACGGATACTTTGGCGAGTTCGCACTGGCAATCGCCCAGACACTCGGTATGGCCTTTCTGGGCACGCTGCTGGCCAGCCTTGCCGCGGTGCCGCTCGGCTTTCTCGGCGCGAAGAACGTGATACCGCAGTGGGCCTTCCACTTCGGGCTGCGCCGGGGGTTCGACACTGTGCGCGGCGTGGATGTGCTGATCTGGGCGCTGATCTTCATCAACGTGGTCGGGTTGGGGCCGTTCGCAGGCATCCTGGCCATTGCCGTGTCCGACACTGGCGTGCTGGCCAAGCTCTTTGCCGAGGCCATCGAGAATGTGGACCGCAAGCAAGTGGAGGGCGTACGCGCCAGCGGAGCGAACCGGGTGCAGGTCATGCGTTTCGGCATCCTGCCCCAGGTGCTGCCTGTGATGCTCTCCAACTCCCTGTACTACTTCGAGTCCAACACCAGATCCGCCACCATCCTGGGCATTGTGGGCGCGGGCGGCATCGGCCTGCAGCTCTCGGACCGCATCCGCGTGAACAACTGGGACGAGGCCTGCTTCATCATCCTCATGATTCTTGTCACCGTCTCGCTCATCGACATGCTGTCCAGGACCATCCGCATGCGCATCATCAACAACCCCGACTATCGACCCTGA
- a CDS encoding DapH/DapD/GlmU-related protein produces the protein MKQLGTHPLIASTATVTDSTFGAFVEVGERTKVVESSMGDYSYIVNDGSVIYTTVGKFCSIAAFVRINPGNHPMWRASQHHFMYRSAQYDLGQDDDSFFDWRRGHPVHIGHDVWIGHGVTILPGVTIGTGAVIGAGAVVSKDVPPYTIVGGVPAKPIRERHPKALQDALLEMAWWDWDHETLRERLHDFRTLDAAGFVEKYG, from the coding sequence ATGAAACAGCTCGGTACGCATCCCTTGATAGCCTCCACGGCCACGGTCACAGACTCGACATTCGGCGCGTTTGTGGAAGTGGGCGAACGCACCAAGGTGGTGGAGTCCTCCATGGGGGACTACAGCTACATCGTCAATGACGGCAGCGTGATCTACACCACCGTCGGCAAGTTCTGCTCCATTGCGGCCTTCGTGCGCATTAATCCGGGCAACCACCCCATGTGGCGCGCCAGCCAGCACCACTTCATGTACCGCAGCGCGCAGTATGATCTGGGCCAGGACGACGATTCGTTTTTCGACTGGCGTCGCGGACATCCCGTGCATATCGGTCACGATGTCTGGATCGGCCACGGCGTAACCATCCTTCCCGGCGTGACCATCGGTACAGGCGCGGTGATCGGCGCCGGCGCTGTGGTCAGCAAGGATGTTCCGCCGTATACGATCGTGGGCGGGGTGCCGGCCAAACCGATCCGGGAGCGGCACCCGAAGGCGCTGCAGGACGCGTTGCTTGAAATGGCCTGGTGGGATTGGGATCACGAAACCCTGCGGGAGCGGCTGCACGACTTCCGCACTCTGGACGCAGCCGGCTTTGTGGAAAAGTACGGCTGA
- a CDS encoding DUF1045 domain-containing protein: MTARYGLYFAPEPGSALAVLAATWLGRDAATGDTCAQPQLPGIPADILMERTASPRHYGFHATLKPPFALAPSRTEDELRASVAEFAQQQQPFGLHLAPGVLGGFVALQETTPSEELRALAAACVIEFDGFRAPPAAKELEKRRAAGLTPRQDALLIRWGYPYVLDEFRFHMTLTSRVQENELRRAMLDAAGLYFADALAEPITVDAVTLFHQPSREEPFTIIDRFPFCSS; encoded by the coding sequence ATGACCGCACGCTACGGTTTGTACTTCGCGCCGGAGCCCGGCAGCGCACTCGCCGTGCTGGCCGCCACCTGGCTTGGCAGGGACGCAGCCACGGGAGACACGTGCGCACAGCCTCAGCTCCCCGGCATTCCGGCTGATATTCTAATGGAGCGGACGGCGTCGCCGCGGCACTACGGCTTCCACGCCACGCTCAAACCGCCCTTTGCCCTGGCACCCTCGCGGACTGAGGACGAGCTGCGCGCCTCTGTCGCCGAGTTCGCACAACAGCAACAGCCCTTTGGCTTGCATCTAGCGCCCGGTGTGCTGGGAGGGTTCGTGGCCCTGCAGGAAACCACACCCAGCGAGGAGCTGCGCGCCCTGGCCGCCGCCTGCGTGATCGAGTTCGACGGCTTCCGCGCCCCGCCTGCCGCAAAGGAGCTGGAAAAGCGCAGAGCCGCGGGTCTGACGCCGCGGCAGGACGCCCTGTTGATCCGCTGGGGCTACCCGTACGTGCTGGACGAGTTCCGGTTCCACATGACCCTGACCTCCCGTGTGCAGGAAAACGAGCTGCGCCGCGCCATGCTCGACGCCGCCGGGCTCTACTTCGCCGATGCGCTGGCCGAGCCAATCACGGTGGACGCCGTCACACTCTTCCATCAGCCCTCGCGGGAAGAGCCTTTCACCATCATCGATCGCTTTCCCTTCTGTTCTTCCTGA
- a CDS encoding alpha-D-ribose 1-methylphosphonate 5-triphosphate diphosphatase: protein MNTSIIFNNAKMVLRDGVLDGSLAVQDGMIADISSTATAQPAVDMEGDYLLPGLIEMHTDNLEKHLIPRPGVEWPSALSALIAHDVQMMGSGITTVYDSIFVGEYMRGNGRKALLKRSIQANHEGRDQGFLRAEHFLHLRCELADEHTLSLFSEHADDPLLKLVSVMDHTPGQRQWSDLSKWRLYHSDKKWTDEDAARVIAERTEAQRLYAEPNRQAIVAMAHERNIPLASHDDTTLEHVEESIESGVSICEFPTTMEAARAIKERGLTVAMGAPNVVRGGSHSGNVSALDLAAEGLLDALSSDYAPKSLIHGAFLLHQKVGLPLPEAIATVSTNLADVLGLDDRGELSVGKRADLVQVRIFQDVPVVRGVWREGRRVI, encoded by the coding sequence ATGAACACGTCGATAATTTTCAATAATGCCAAGATGGTACTACGCGATGGGGTGCTTGACGGCTCCCTGGCCGTCCAGGACGGCATGATCGCGGACATTTCAAGCACAGCTACGGCGCAGCCGGCCGTGGACATGGAAGGGGACTACCTGCTGCCAGGCCTTATCGAGATGCACACGGACAACCTGGAGAAGCATCTCATCCCCAGGCCCGGAGTGGAGTGGCCGTCGGCCCTTTCCGCGCTCATTGCACACGATGTGCAGATGATGGGCTCGGGCATAACCACGGTCTACGACTCCATCTTTGTCGGCGAGTACATGCGCGGCAACGGCCGCAAGGCCCTGCTCAAACGCTCTATCCAGGCAAACCACGAAGGCCGGGATCAGGGCTTTCTGCGCGCCGAGCACTTTCTGCACCTGCGCTGCGAGCTGGCCGACGAGCACACCCTGTCGCTGTTCTCGGAACATGCGGACGACCCGCTGCTCAAGCTCGTCTCCGTCATGGACCACACGCCGGGCCAGCGCCAGTGGTCCGACCTCTCCAAGTGGCGGCTCTACCACTCGGACAAGAAGTGGACCGACGAGGACGCAGCGCGGGTCATCGCCGAACGGACAGAAGCGCAGCGGCTCTATGCCGAGCCCAACCGCCAGGCCATCGTCGCCATGGCCCACGAGCGGAACATCCCTCTGGCCAGCCACGACGACACCACCCTGGAGCACGTGGAGGAGTCCATCGAGTCCGGCGTGTCCATCTGCGAGTTTCCCACGACAATGGAGGCTGCACGGGCCATCAAGGAGCGCGGGCTGACCGTGGCCATGGGCGCGCCCAACGTGGTTCGCGGCGGCTCGCACTCTGGCAATGTCTCGGCCCTGGACCTGGCGGCCGAGGGGCTGCTGGACGCCTTGTCCTCGGACTACGCGCCCAAAAGCCTCATCCACGGGGCGTTTCTGCTGCATCAGAAGGTTGGCCTGCCGCTGCCTGAAGCCATTGCCACCGTTTCCACGAACCTGGCCGATGTCCTCGGGCTCGACGACAGGGGCGAGCTCTCTGTGGGCAAGCGCGCCGATCTGGTGCAGGTCCGGATCTTCCAGGACGTGCCGGTGGTCCGGGGCGTCTGGCGTGAAGGCCGCAGGGTGATCTGA
- a CDS encoding sigma-54-dependent transcriptional regulator, with the protein METILVVDDDPIFCDILKELLADEEAQLDVVCTLNAAFKALDHAPYDLVLLDVHMPEGNSLDRLHVFKNASSFPEIIVLTGQGDPIGAEHALKHGALYYLEKPSSGDSIRSVVRRVLEYRRNKKQYASDGFAAEHPIIGTSFKVQECFSNVVKAGQSNANVLICGETGTGKELFAQAIHRQSSRRDGPFIVMDCTNIPSNLAESLLFGHRKGSFTDARESHTGLFKQADKGTIFLDEIGDLSLTVQRSLLRVLQERRFRPIGSQVEESSDFRLIAATNVNLKQKVQEDVFREDLYYRLSGLTIELPPLRERDDDIILLMRHYVEKICRELGVPKKDISRSFLKDVEAYHWPGNVRELVNTMYASISAANDEASLYPHHLPTEIRIASARNNLHDNMADNACVCPLMQEETALAIGENGSFPSFKEYRDNALRKAERHYLKHVIVKANGDARTVCSYADFSRARLYQLLKQHDMKL; encoded by the coding sequence ATGGAGACAATTCTGGTCGTCGATGACGATCCGATTTTTTGCGACATCCTCAAAGAGCTGCTGGCCGACGAAGAAGCGCAACTCGACGTCGTCTGCACTTTGAACGCCGCGTTCAAGGCGCTCGATCATGCGCCGTACGATCTGGTGTTGCTGGACGTGCACATGCCGGAAGGCAACAGTCTCGATCGGCTCCATGTCTTCAAAAACGCTTCCTCCTTTCCCGAAATAATCGTTCTCACCGGGCAGGGCGACCCGATTGGCGCCGAGCACGCGCTCAAGCACGGCGCACTGTACTATCTTGAAAAGCCTTCGAGCGGCGATAGCATCCGTTCCGTTGTCCGGCGGGTGCTGGAGTACCGCCGCAACAAGAAGCAGTATGCCAGCGACGGATTCGCTGCGGAGCACCCGATCATCGGAACGAGCTTCAAGGTTCAGGAATGTTTCAGTAATGTTGTCAAGGCAGGTCAGTCGAACGCCAACGTGCTGATATGCGGCGAGACGGGCACGGGCAAGGAGCTCTTTGCCCAGGCCATCCACCGGCAGTCTTCGCGCAGGGATGGCCCGTTTATCGTCATGGACTGCACCAATATTCCGTCGAACCTCGCCGAATCGCTCCTTTTCGGCCACCGGAAAGGGTCTTTCACGGATGCGCGGGAGAGTCATACCGGTCTGTTCAAGCAGGCCGATAAAGGCACCATTTTTCTCGATGAGATAGGCGATCTCAGCCTGACTGTGCAGCGTTCCCTGCTGCGCGTGCTCCAGGAGCGCCGCTTCCGGCCCATCGGCTCGCAGGTGGAGGAGTCGTCGGACTTCCGTCTGATCGCGGCCACCAACGTGAACCTGAAGCAAAAGGTCCAGGAAGACGTATTCCGCGAGGACCTGTACTACCGACTCTCGGGCCTGACCATCGAGCTGCCGCCTCTGCGGGAGCGCGATGACGACATCATTCTGCTCATGCGCCACTATGTGGAAAAGATATGCCGGGAGCTGGGCGTTCCCAAGAAGGACATATCGCGATCGTTCTTGAAGGACGTGGAGGCGTACCATTGGCCAGGCAATGTGCGCGAGCTGGTGAACACGATGTATGCGTCCATATCTGCGGCCAATGATGAAGCTTCCTTGTATCCACATCATCTACCGACTGAAATACGGATAGCCTCAGCCAGGAACAATCTGCACGACAACATGGCGGACAATGCATGTGTGTGCCCTCTGATGCAGGAGGAGACAGCGCTCGCCATCGGTGAAAATGGTTCTTTTCCAAGCTTCAAGGAGTACAGGGATAATGCATTGAGAAAAGCGGAGCGGCATTATCTGAAGCACGTCATCGTCAAGGCAAACGGCGATGCAAGGACTGTGTGCAGCTACGCGGACTTTTCACGTGCGCGTTTGTATCAGTTGCTCAAGCAGCATGACATGAAACTATAG
- a CDS encoding PAS domain S-box protein, whose product MLSTNDFSVRFPVQAFRATFDGRIVCANTNLVRLLGYDAPEELYLAMSNGYLEQCYPRPGLRDLLFQKLRSHGQVDGFEIPMRRKNGSVFWAAVHASAVSGAHDGDAVVEGFLLDITAKHSMQEVIQSSRDTVRNLLDSMESHSIMLHEGGTVLAVNKAFASWLNLSFHQVVGANIFHTDTVVRLGSELLEGIENVLCSGMEANVLETSGGEAFSTDIRPVFNGDGMLRHLVVKRYDLSKHRALREALQESETRYNSLFSQAGDAIFIHDYQGRILDVNPAAALLLESSRETLINENLSTFLEKGTSIQSHLNEDYSRAPLQQAFEVVCVTSSKRRVCLELTARPVDYHGRRCILCVGRDVSRRKDVERKLYEAKRAAEENLRLKDEFLANVTHELRTPMSSILGLSELGLLKNEASDPKTYLKKIHAVSDQLLQLVNSILDLSVLEAGKLALEDETFHFDEIVGTVIDTLQYQADQAGIQLSAEVDPDLVGFYQGDAPRLRQVLLNLTANALKYTNEGQVAVSVRPARSSALAQGEGLVPIVVEVSDTGIGIAADQIEFVFERFRRLSQEGAKRIRGSGIGLAVCKRLVDLMGGSISVRSELGVGSTFSVMVPVRRVEEMPAAATGSVPFVSRRPLRILLAEDDCINLKMYSEILEEGGHTVDCVLDGQQAVESFMRADYDLILLDVNMPVCDGYGAAKRIRSLEPIRQKRTPILVMSALPEHRIVGECAVHGIDGYIPKPVTMQDLLQTIDAHSSGESVGEAAKDECVTGERIVDFSRLQEQFDGKEQRIRSVCNSFVQNAPRYIEEMEEALAEWDGERLYRVSHSFSSVAKVFGSATAVEVCHDVMKAAKSCDWSAAENKIHKTNGVIQKMCEEIGKMAWE is encoded by the coding sequence ATGCTGAGCACCAATGATTTCTCGGTACGCTTTCCGGTACAGGCCTTCCGCGCGACTTTCGACGGTCGCATCGTCTGCGCCAATACAAACCTCGTACGGCTCCTGGGATACGACGCACCCGAGGAGCTGTATCTCGCCATGAGCAACGGGTACCTGGAGCAGTGCTACCCAAGGCCCGGGCTGCGCGATCTGCTGTTCCAGAAGCTTCGCAGCCATGGGCAGGTGGACGGCTTCGAGATCCCCATGCGCCGCAAGAACGGCAGCGTTTTCTGGGCCGCTGTCCACGCCTCGGCGGTTTCCGGAGCGCACGACGGCGACGCCGTGGTGGAAGGATTCCTGCTGGACATCACGGCCAAGCACTCCATGCAGGAAGTCATACAATCGAGCCGCGACACGGTTCGCAACCTGCTCGATTCCATGGAGAGCCACTCCATAATGCTGCACGAGGGGGGCACGGTCCTCGCGGTCAACAAGGCCTTTGCCTCCTGGCTGAACCTTTCCTTTCATCAGGTGGTCGGTGCCAACATTTTTCACACGGATACCGTTGTCCGACTTGGATCGGAGCTTCTCGAAGGCATCGAGAACGTTCTGTGCAGCGGCATGGAAGCGAACGTGCTGGAAACCTCGGGCGGCGAGGCCTTTTCCACGGACATCCGCCCGGTGTTCAACGGTGACGGCATGCTCAGGCACCTGGTAGTCAAACGCTACGACCTGAGCAAGCACCGCGCCCTGCGCGAGGCGCTGCAAGAGAGTGAAACGCGCTACAACTCACTGTTTTCCCAGGCCGGAGACGCCATCTTCATCCACGACTACCAGGGCCGGATTCTGGATGTGAACCCAGCGGCGGCGTTGCTTTTGGAATCGTCGCGCGAAACCCTTATTAATGAAAATCTTTCAACATTTCTGGAAAAGGGCACGTCCATCCAGTCTCACTTGAACGAGGACTACAGTCGTGCGCCACTGCAACAGGCGTTCGAGGTGGTGTGTGTCACCAGCAGCAAGCGGCGGGTCTGCCTGGAGCTGACGGCGCGGCCGGTGGATTATCACGGCCGGCGGTGCATTCTGTGCGTTGGCCGGGATGTGTCCAGGCGCAAAGACGTGGAGCGCAAGCTGTACGAGGCCAAGCGGGCGGCCGAGGAGAACCTCCGCCTGAAGGATGAGTTTCTGGCAAACGTGACCCACGAACTGCGCACGCCCATGTCCTCGATCCTGGGTCTGTCGGAGTTGGGGCTGCTCAAAAACGAGGCCAGCGACCCCAAGACGTATCTGAAAAAAATTCACGCCGTCTCGGATCAGCTGCTGCAGCTGGTGAACAGCATCCTCGACCTTTCGGTGCTTGAGGCCGGCAAGCTCGCGCTGGAAGACGAGACCTTCCATTTCGACGAAATCGTCGGGACGGTTATCGATACCCTGCAGTACCAGGCGGATCAGGCGGGCATCCAGTTGTCGGCCGAAGTGGACCCGGATCTCGTGGGCTTCTACCAGGGCGATGCGCCCAGGCTGCGGCAGGTGCTGCTCAACCTGACTGCAAACGCCTTGAAGTACACGAACGAAGGTCAGGTCGCCGTCAGCGTCAGGCCTGCGCGTTCCTCTGCGCTGGCGCAGGGCGAAGGCCTTGTGCCTATCGTCGTGGAGGTGAGCGATACCGGCATTGGCATCGCGGCGGATCAGATTGAGTTCGTCTTCGAGCGGTTCAGGCGGCTGTCCCAGGAGGGGGCCAAGCGAATACGAGGCAGCGGCATCGGCCTGGCCGTGTGCAAGCGGCTGGTGGATCTCATGGGCGGCAGCATCTCCGTGCGTAGCGAGCTGGGCGTGGGCTCCACGTTCTCTGTGATGGTGCCGGTGCGACGGGTGGAAGAGATGCCGGCGGCGGCGACAGGTTCCGTCCCGTTCGTCTCCAGGCGGCCGTTGCGCATCCTTCTGGCCGAGGACGACTGCATCAACCTCAAGATGTACTCCGAAATACTGGAGGAGGGCGGGCATACAGTGGATTGCGTGCTGGACGGTCAGCAGGCCGTTGAATCGTTTATGCGCGCGGATTACGATCTCATCCTGCTCGATGTGAACATGCCCGTGTGCGATGGCTATGGTGCGGCCAAGCGCATCCGTTCACTGGAGCCGATCCGGCAGAAGCGCACGCCGATCCTGGTCATGTCGGCATTGCCCGAGCACCGGATCGTGGGCGAATGCGCCGTGCACGGCATCGACGGCTACATTCCCAAGCCTGTGACAATGCAGGATTTGCTGCAGACGATCGATGCGCACTCGTCCGGGGAATCAGTCGGCGAGGCGGCGAAAGACGAGTGTGTGACGGGTGAACGCATCGTGGACTTTTCTCGACTGCAGGAGCAGTTCGATGGCAAGGAGCAACGCATACGATCCGTCTGTAACAGCTTTGTGCAGAACGCTCCCCGATACATAGAGGAGATGGAAGAAGCCTTGGCGGAATGGGACGGCGAACGGCTGTACCGCGTGTCGCATTCGTTTTCTTCCGTGGCCAAGGTTTTTGGCAGTGCAACCGCGGTGGAGGTTTGCCACGATGTGATGAAGGCGGCCAAGAGCTGTGACTGGAGTGCTGCGGAAAACAAGATTCATAAGACAAATGGTGTGATACAGAAGATGTGTGAGGAGATTGGGAAGATGGCTTGGGAGTAA
- a CDS encoding glycosyltransferase family 2 protein: MTRKPAPAITKQGMRQETPAVSIIITCYNYGQYVGEALDSVLNQTFTDWEAFVVDDGSTDNTADVVSRYLDDPRVRYVYQQNAGQASAKNTGIREAKGEFVAFLDADDIWQSEKLAMQLPLFSNPNVGVVYSKRRILDTNGVIRTFYHPPLHRGNVLDHMFIDNFVCFSSSIARRSILNDARGFDESLDMGIDYDLWIRLAARYEFDFVDAPLVTYRVGHTGQMSNKLLCRLDHAWEIMHKNLLNEKIATQISKKAKKRAFAMTHCTTGRAQLSSGNRYNAYRHFFLSACNDLTYMTLWKELVKIIIRRERNMY; the protein is encoded by the coding sequence GTGACCAGAAAACCAGCACCAGCAATCACCAAGCAAGGCATGCGCCAGGAGACACCTGCCGTATCCATTATCATAACCTGTTACAACTACGGACAATACGTTGGCGAAGCCTTGGATTCTGTCCTTAACCAGACCTTCACGGACTGGGAGGCCTTCGTTGTCGACGACGGCTCGACCGACAACACGGCGGATGTGGTCTCTCGATATCTTGATGATCCGCGGGTGCGGTACGTGTACCAACAGAACGCCGGGCAGGCGTCCGCAAAAAACACGGGAATACGAGAAGCAAAAGGCGAGTTTGTTGCATTTCTGGATGCGGACGACATTTGGCAGTCAGAAAAGCTGGCAATGCAACTTCCATTATTTTCCAACCCCAACGTAGGCGTCGTGTATTCCAAGCGCAGAATACTAGACACTAATGGTGTCATACGGACATTCTATCACCCACCGCTGCACAGAGGTAATGTTCTCGACCATATGTTCATCGACAACTTTGTGTGCTTCTCTTCATCAATCGCACGAAGATCAATCCTGAACGATGCTCGCGGCTTCGATGAATCATTGGATATGGGTATCGACTACGACCTGTGGATACGGCTTGCGGCAAGATATGAATTTGACTTTGTCGATGCTCCACTCGTCACATATCGCGTTGGCCACACAGGACAAATGTCCAACAAGCTTTTATGCAGGCTGGATCACGCGTGGGAGATCATGCACAAGAATCTTCTTAATGAAAAAATTGCAACACAGATTAGCAAAAAAGCAAAGAAGCGCGCCTTTGCAATGACTCATTGCACAACTGGGCGTGCCCAATTAAGCAGTGGAAACCGATACAATGCTTATCGTCATTTTTTCTTGTCAGCATGTAATGACCTAACATACATGACACTCTGGAAGGAATTGGTAAAAATTATTATTCGGCGAGAAAGAAATATGTACTAA